DNA from Acidobacteriota bacterium:
CCACGAGGACGCGAATCTTGCGGGTGGACGGGATCATCACCCCTCCGCCACGAGGCCGACGACGAGACGCAGCGGCAGGTCGTTCACCTCGTAGGTCACGACCCGCCTGGCGCCCGAGGCCGGCGGGCGCCACCCGGCGGGCCGCTCGACCACGGTGGGCGGCTGGAGGTCGAACCGCTGGTCGTGGCAGGTGGTCGTGAGCCACATGCCGCACACCTGATTGACGAACTCCCCGACCGAATCCGACAACGGCGGCACGCCGGCGTGCTCGTCCGGCTCGAGGCCGAGGAACGACGCGCGCAGCGACTCGGCGAGCACGACCGGCAGATCGAGCTCGACCGCCCCGCAGAACGGCCCGGCGAACTCGATGCGCGCCGTGAGCCAGGCCAGCCCGCCAGCCTGCGCCAGCCTGTCCGTGCCGGCGGCGAACTGATCGGCGTCGGTCGGTACCACGAAGGCGAAGAAGCTGTTCTCGGCGACATCGACGAGCGCGGCCGTGCAGGCGGCCGTGACGTCAACGGCCACCGGGGGCTCCGGCGATCTCGTTAAGGACATCTCGCATGACCTCGGGTCGGAAGGGCTTCTCGACGTACAGGCGGACGTTGAGGTCGCGGACCTCCTCGCGGCGCGCCGTCGATCCGTCGGTGCTGATGATGACGCGGGTGAGATGCCGCCATTGCTCGCGCCGGCCGATCTCACGCAGCAGCTCCGTGCCGCTCATCACCGGCATGTTGATGTCGGTGAACAGCGCCTGAATGTCGTGCTGCTCGAGCAGCGCGATGGCCTCCTGGCCGTTGGCGGCCTCGTAGATGTTCGCAATCGGCACCTCGCAGAGACCTGCCACACGCTTGATCAGGGCGCGCATCATGGCCGAATCGTCCACGATCAAGATGTTCAACGGCCCCCGCCGATCCGCCGTGTCGACGTGTTCGGTCATCGCCTTGGACTCCTCAGAGTTCATCGACCTGCTCCCGACCCGACGTGATTCGCAGGCGGCCGTCGGCGACCGCAAGGTTCACGGTGCGGACCATCTTGCCCCCAACCGCCTCACCCTTGATCAGCACGCCGTTCCGCCACAGCAGGTTCTTCGCCGCCAGCAGATTTCGTTTGCCGATATCGAACGAAGCTCCATGGCCCGCGATCTCCGCACCACCGACGAGCCTGACGACGGCGCGGTTCTTCAGGAGGCCCTGCCGGTAAGCCGTCTGGAAGAGCAGCGGGACCCCGGTGTCGGCAAACGCCGCGGGCTGCTCGCCGGCGCGCGTCGGGTTGATGCGGGAGTCGGGAAGCAGGAAGTGTAGGAGGCCGGCCACGCACGCGGTCGGGTCCCAGATGCAGACCGCGATGCAGCTCCCCAGTGCGTGCGTGATCAGCACGTCGCCCCGGTCGCCCGACACCGCGAGCTCACCGATGCCGATGACGACGCGGGTACCGGCCGGTGCCGTGCCGGGCGGCGTCCAGACGCTGCCGGACACCCCGCCCCTCACGAGGCCGCCAGGGGGAACGAGGGGGCTCATGCGGTCCTCCGCTGGTAGACGGCCGGTGCGACCCATCGCAGGCGGTGCGTGACGCCGTTGAGGCTCTCCGAGTGTGAGATGAACAGGTAGCCGCCGGGTTCCAGATGGCGCTCGAGCATGCTGACCACGCGCTGCTGCACGTGACGGTCGAAGTAGATCATCACGTTGCGGCAGAAGATCACCGGAAACCGCTCGCCGAGGTCGGCGATCTCGAGCAAGTTGAGCTGTCGGAACTCCACGACCCGACGGACCTCGTGGGCCACGCGGGCCAGCCCGGCCTGGGCTCCGAGGCCCTTCTCGAAATGCCGACGCAGCATCTCGAGGGGAAGCTCACGCACGCGCTCGAGCTTGTAGACGCCCGTCCGTGCCGTGCGGAGGGCCTTCGTCGAGAGATCGGAGCCGAGCACGCGCACACCGGGCGACGCCTGCCCCGGAAGGGCATCCCGCAACGTCATCGCCAGGGTGTACGGCTCCTCGCCCGTGGAGCACGCCGCGCTCCAGACGGCGAAGGGTCCGGTCGGCCGCCCCGCGAGCCATTCGCCGACCACTCGCGTCTTCAGCAACTCGAAGTGCTGCGGCTCACGAAAGAAGCTGGTGTGGTTCGTGGCAATCGCATCGAGCAGCGCCACGAGCTCGTTGCCGCTCGCGTCGGCCTCGAGGTGCCGCAGATATTCCGAATACGACGAGGCGCCGAGCGCCTTCAGACGCTTCTGGAGGCGCGCCGTCACGAGAGCCCGCTTGCCCTCGTGCAAGGTGATGCCG
Protein-coding regions in this window:
- a CDS encoding chemotaxis protein CheX, producing MAVDVTAACTAALVDVAENSFFAFVVPTDADQFAAGTDRLAQAGGLAWLTARIEFAGPFCGAVELDLPVVLAESLRASFLGLEPDEHAGVPPLSDSVGEFVNQVCGMWLTTTCHDQRFDLQPPTVVERPAGWRPPASGARRVVTYEVNDLPLRLVVGLVAEG
- a CDS encoding response regulator — protein: MTEHVDTADRRGPLNILIVDDSAMMRALIKRVAGLCEVPIANIYEAANGQEAIALLEQHDIQALFTDINMPVMSGTELLREIGRREQWRHLTRVIISTDGSTARREEVRDLNVRLYVEKPFRPEVMRDVLNEIAGAPGGR
- a CDS encoding chemotaxis protein CheD, with product MSPLVPPGGLVRGGVSGSVWTPPGTAPAGTRVVIGIGELAVSGDRGDVLITHALGSCIAVCIWDPTACVAGLLHFLLPDSRINPTRAGEQPAAFADTGVPLLFQTAYRQGLLKNRAVVRLVGGAEIAGHGASFDIGKRNLLAAKNLLWRNGVLIKGEAVGGKMVRTVNLAVADGRLRITSGREQVDEL
- a CDS encoding protein-glutamate O-methyltransferase CheR, with translation MFSRRVDDGAVAPTPAWYDPPPLTDRELSAIVRLVYEKSGITLHEGKRALVTARLQKRLKALGASSYSEYLRHLEADASGNELVALLDAIATNHTSFFREPQHFELLKTRVVGEWLAGRPTGPFAVWSAACSTGEEPYTLAMTLRDALPGQASPGVRVLGSDLSTKALRTARTGVYKLERVRELPLEMLRRHFEKGLGAQAGLARVAHEVRRVVEFRQLNLLEIADLGERFPVIFCRNVMIYFDRHVQQRVVSMLERHLEPGGYLFISHSESLNGVTHRLRWVAPAVYQRRTA